In Sesamum indicum cultivar Zhongzhi No. 13 linkage group LG8, S_indicum_v1.0, whole genome shotgun sequence, the sequence ATCAACAGTTTTCCAGAAAAAGCATACGGAACTCGTCCCGCCACGGCATTAGTACTACTATAACCAGCAAAACTAACATAAAAGTTTAGTATTGTCTTTTGTGATCGCCTCAACATGTGTAAATcacaaacaaatatttcaagCGCAGCAAGCAAAAGGTCAAGGATGTTTACAGGATGAACTCATTGCAACTAAATACTTCTGACTTTGAAATAGTCTTAACACAGAATTTTGATGATGCATACTTCCTTCTAtctcatctttttcttttcttctcttctgttttttttcaaGGTGGGTTGCATGGGTGGAAGGGGCGAAGAACATGCTGAGAAAGATCCAACTTCAGTAACAATCAGTACTTCACTGGAAATAGACCTTGACAAGATATTGAATGCGACTTGGTAGATTCCTTATTCACAATGAACAGACAACAGCTTTTAGTCGGAGGGAAAAAGATCCATTGCATGTTGGAATCAACTGAAAGAGGCTATCTCAAGAAAGTTTCTGAGGAATAAAATGGAACATGAGGACTTCAGGCATTTTATAGATCATCATGGATTTATACCTATCATCAGCCACTTTAATGAACATATAAATCCCCAATGAGGCAATATATTCAGTTGCAAAATCAACAAGATATTACTTGGAACTACTTCTTGTGATTCATCTCACATAAGTATGAAATACaatacacacataaaaaacaattataattctGATAGAGGAGTCATTTTACCTTCAACCAGACATGGGCTTCCAATTACAAGATAAGTTAGTTGTATCACCGTTTGGTCTGGAAAGAgagaaataataaagaaaatcaaatcatcgCAACAATAACAGCTACATGATGCGTAGAATGCTGAGAGGATCTTCATATCTTTCCTCGAAAGATTTCATTTCANNNNNNNNNNAACTACGGACCAGTTCCATGTTAAATTTCAGTTCAGGTCCCATAGTGGCAGGTGATGTAGATGTGTTCAGAGGCCCAACAGCGAATTTGTGCGTAACatatgtcaatttttattttagcttTTGGTTCAGTTAGCACTTAACCATTTGATATAACAAACTATGAAAAGTGCCCGCAAATTTATCTTACATTTAACGGGGACAAAGCagctaataaatattttgaattataaaatcacTTTGACCCAGAAAAACTATGGAATAATTGGTCCAAGAAGTACATATTCTGGGCAAAAATGGTATTTCATCTCAAAACGACGCGTATTGACACTAGAACATATCGGCTGACAGAAACAGTTCTCAGGAACTTAGTGGGCTGAAGCTAGTAAATTATACGCACAAGTTTTGCCACATTTGAAGCTTTACCTTGGATTTTTTACATGAATCAACATGAAGACAAAGGCAACAAATATAAAGGACGCGCCAATAGAAATGTAGGCCATCCCCAGGAAATTATTATGGCCTCCCAACCAACTTGAGGTTGAGAGAACAAGCTTTTTGCTTCCACTGAAACTGTAGGTGTTGTAGTTGTTCAAAAGTTTGACTGTTATAATATCATCAGCATCTAAATCCTCTTCAATTCTTCCATATAACTTCCGGAAAGTGGGGAGAGCAGAAGTACGCATCCATACAATAAGATCCTCTTGATCACTTAGCTAGTTGATGCAATTTAGTATGAtccacaaagaaaaagaagaaagaaaaccctagTTAGTGgtacatttggaaggaaactGGAATCTCTGGAGCAGAAAAAGAATATCACTGCCACAATGCAGAATGCAATAACTCACAggaatatttgggtcaagatGTGCTCCACCACTCAAAGTTCCATTCTGAAAATTGAAGGGATAAACTTGCTTCCCAAATTTATGATCACGATCACTCTTCCAGGCAATGTTCTTCCTGTTGACTTTCACTTCATCTATCCCACGAAAGAAAGAGTATGTGTCATTGAACAGACTCCAAGCAATCAGACCACAGGGGACAACTGGGAGACCATGCTTAAAATCTTCAGGTGCGCAGGAACTTATATCATGGTGCTTCAGACCGTGCAAGAGCTGCTGATCACTTCGACTCTTGACATAACTTAATTGGACAAAGGAACTTGAATCAATATATGAAACATAACTAGGTAGCAACAAGATTGGCAGCATTTAATTGACAAACAAAGCAAAGTGAAGAACATAAGATGAATGCTCATAAGGAGATGAGAAGGGAAGATTTTACCGTCTGTGGTTCTGATAGTAGTTATCAAGCTGGTAGTAGATGTATATTGGAGCTTTCATATGCTTGGGAATCTGTGACAAGGTTGTAAACACAAGTTACATACATGAATAGCAGAAAGTACATATCAATATTATGAGAATCATCCCATGATTTATGTCAGTTACTCATGAATGCTAGCTTAGGAGAATACCCAAGCAGCTCAAGTAAAAAAGTACTAGCCAGAAATCCATGAGCATCTCGCATGACAACTAACTGAAAACAGATCTTCAATTCTAAAGGCAACCATCTAATCTAACGTCACGATACCACACTATCCAGTGTCTGTTTTATAGCctcaaaatttattcaaaaaaaaaaaaagaaagaaaagaaaagcacaaGATATGCTTATCAAAAttggaaaagaagaaaagtaaaggcacaatattttcaatggCAATGACACTCATCGAATTTAGATTTCCGCTAATCAGATAATAATCTACCCTGTGTGACAGCAGAAATTTCTGAAATAGAACACAGGGAACAAATAGTATGCAGAGCTTCTGCGCTTTGTTCAGCAAAACTTTGAAAACCAAAAATGCTGATATGAACAATTTCCTCAATTAAAAGTCGTTCCCATCCTGCTCTTCCTCTCATCATACCCTATTATGGAGCTCAAAAAAAGTCAAATGGACTTATCAAAAGGGACAGGCACCATTAATACTATCAAAGATGATCAGGTTGGTGCCAGGAAATGCAGTATCTCAGTcgtatttaagaaatataaagcTCACTGCACCAGGAAATACTACCTTCAGGGATTTTGAGCAATTTTTGGGTATCAAATTGTTCTTGATGTATGCCAGCTTGTTGCTTCTGTACAGTACTGGCACACATTCAACATCATATCTATACACAATTTCAACAACCTACAAATAGATGTGCACAAATGATCACaaccaaattttattgattactCATATACAATTCACGGAATCCTATCCCAACACagcaaaaggaagaaagattTACATTTTGTGATGCATGAAGAGAGAGAAGCCCAATTGGAAAAAAGATAACTCCCACCacaaaaaatgttgaaatgaCCTGTCAAGAACAAAACTCAAGCgaaatgaaaaacataacCTAAGAAGTTAGGAAAATTAAGCTAGTTATTAGTCAGTCATGATTC encodes:
- the LOC105167282 gene encoding putative ALA-interacting subunit 2 isoform X1 — its product is MEMDGRSSSVRAGIETDSVPLRQGRSKIIYQFTQQNLPACKPVLSPPWVISTFFVVGVIFFPIGLLSLHASQNVVEIVYRYDVECVPVLYRSNKLAYIKNNLIPKNCSKSLKIPKHMKAPIYIYYQLDNYYQNHRRYVKSRSDQQLLHGLKHHDISSCAPEDFKHGLPVVPCGLIAWSLFNDTYSFFRGIDEVKVNRKNIAWKSDRDHKFGKQVYPFNFQNGTLSGGAHLDPNIPLSDQEDLIVWMRTSALPTFRKLYGRIEEDLDADDIITVKLLNNYNTYSFSGSKKLVLSTSSWLGGHNNFLGMAYISIGASFIFVAFVFMLIHVKNPRPNGDTTNLSCNWKPMSG
- the LOC105167282 gene encoding putative ALA-interacting subunit 2 isoform X2, producing the protein MEMDGRSSSVRAGIETDSVPLRQGRSKIIYQFTQQNLPACKPVLSPPWVISTFFVVGVIFFPIGLLSLHASQNIPKHMKAPIYIYYQLDNYYQNHRRYVKSRSDQQLLHGLKHHDISSCAPEDFKHGLPVVPCGLIAWSLFNDTYSFFRGIDEVKVNRKNIAWKSDRDHKFGKQVYPFNFQNGTLSGGAHLDPNIPLSDQEDLIVWMRTSALPTFRKLYGRIEEDLDADDIITVKLLNNYNTYSFSGSKKLVLSTSSWLGGHNNFLGMAYISIGASFIFVAFVFMLIHVKNPRPNGDTTNLSCNWKPMSG